The genomic window GACGCCCGATCCCTTCGAGGTCGCCGAGGTGTTCGAGGTGCCGCTCGCCTTCCTCGTCGACCCGGCCAACCACCAGCAGCACGAGGTGCACTGGCGCGGCCGCCTGCGCAAGTACTACGCGATGCCCTACGGCGACTATTTCATCTGGGGGGCGACCGCCGGCATGATCAAGTCGCTCTGCGAGCATCTGGCGGCCTAGGCGCCCGCCCGGCCGCCATGCCCGCGCGCGGCCCGTCGCCGGCCGCGCCGGAGCCACGGGCTTTGCGCCATCCGAAAAGGCCGGAAGCCCGTGGAATTGTGTTATCTTCGATGCCGAAGACAACAACGAGGCGCCGTCGCGCCATAACTCCTTGAGTCTGGTTTCGCTCATTCTCGCCCTGCTCGTCGAGCAGGCGCGCCCCCTGCCTTACCGTCGGGTCGTATTCGAGCCGCTGTCGCGGCTGGCCGATACACTGGACGGCATGTTCAACGCCGGCGAGCGCGGACAGGGCGTGCTGGCGTGGGTGCTCGGCGTCGGCGGCCTGGTGCTGGCCGCCGGCGGCGTCTTCGCCGCGCTCTCTGCGCTGAACCCGCTGCTGGCGGTGGCCTGGAACGTCCTCGTCCTGTACCTGACGATGGGCTTCCGTCAGTTCAGTCACTACTACACCGACATCCAGCTCGCGCTGCGCATGGACGACCTGCCGCGTGCGCGCCAGCTGCTCGCCGAGTGGCGCGGCCGCCCGAGCGACGGCCTGTCGTCGAGCGACGTCGCGCGGCTGTCGATCGAGGCGGCGCTGGTCGGCTCGCACCGCCACGTCTTCGGTGTCCTGCTCTGGTTCGTGCTGCTGCCCGGCCCCTGCGGCGCCGTCCTCTACCGGGCGGCGGCGGTGTTCGCCGAACACTGGTCGCGGCGCAGCGAGGATCCGGCCTTCGGCGATTTCGGCGGTTTCGCGAAGCAGGCCTTCGCCGTCATCGACTGGCTGCCGCTGCGGGCGACCGCCGCCGCCTTCGCCGTCGTCGGCGACTTCGAGGACGCGGTCTACTGCTGGCGGACGCAGGCCGCGCAGTGGCCGGACGACGGGCTGGGCATCGTGCTGGCCAGCGGCGCCGGCGCGCTGGGCGTGCGCCTGGGCATGCCGGTCGTAGAGGGCGGCGAAGTCGCCGACCGGGCCGAACTCGGCACCGGCGACGAGGCCGACGTCGATTTCATGCAGAGTGCCGTCGGCCTGGTCTGGCGTGCTATCGTGCTGTGGTTGCTGTTGTTGCTCTTGTTGGGGCTTGCCAGTCTGGTGGGCGGTTGATGAAGTTCCGTAGTTGATTGGAGAGGTAAAAAATGAGCAAAGAAGTCGTTGTCCTTAGCGCCGTCCGTTCCGCCATCGGTGCCTTCGGAGGTTCCCTCAGCGATATCGAGCCGGCCGAACTCGCCGGTACCGTGATGAAGGAAGCGGTTGTCCGCTCCGGCGTCGATCCCCAGCAGATCAACTACGTCACCGTCGGCAACTGCATCCCGACCGATTCGCGCTACGCCTACGTGCCGCGCGTCGCCTCGATCCAGGCCGGCCTGCCGATGGATTCGGTGGCGATGCAGGTGAACCGCCTGTGCTCGTCGGGCCTGCAGGGCATCGTCACCACCGCCCAGCAGATCATGCTCGGCGACTGCGAATACGGCATCGGCGGCGGCGTCGAAGTCATGTCGCGCGGCGGCTACATGCTGCCGGCGCTGCGTTCGGGTGCACGCATGGGCGACGCCAAGGCGATCGACATGATGGTCGCCGTGCTCACCGATCCGTTCGGCGTCGGCCACATGGGCATCACCGCCGAGAACCTGGCGACCAAGTGGAACATCTCGCGCGAGGAGCAGGACGCTTGCGCCGTCGAGTCGCAGCGCCGCGCCGCGGCGGCCATCGCCGAAGGCCGCTTCAAGTCGCAGATCGTGCCGATCGTCAAGCAGACCCGGAAGGGTGAGGTGGTGTTCGACACCGACGAGCACCCGAAGGCCGGGACGACGATGGAGTCGCTGGCGAAGATGAAGCCGGCCTTCAAGAAGGACGGCACGGTCACCGCCGGCAACGCCTCGGGCATCAACGACGGCGCCTCGTTCTTCGTGCTCGCGGCGGCCGACGCCGCAGCCCGCGCCGGCCAGAAGCCGATCGCCCGCCTCGTCTCCTACGCCGTCGCCGGCGTGCCCAACGACGTCATGGGCGAAGGCCCGATCCCGGCCTCCAAGCTGGCGCTGAAGCGTGCCGGCCTGACCCTCGACCAGATGGACGTGATCGAGTCGAACGAAGCCTTCGCCGCGCAGGCGATCGCCGTCTCCAAGGGCCTCGGCCTCGACCCGGTGAAGACCAACCCGAACGGCGGCGCGATCGCGCTCGGCCACCCGGTCGGCTGCTCGGGCGCCTTCATCGCCACCAAGGCCATCTACGAGCTGCAGCGCACCGGCGGCAAGTACGCGCTGGTGACGATGTGCATCGGCGGCGGCCAGGGGATCGCGACGGTCTTCGAGCGCATCTAAGCCAGCAGCACCGGCAAGGCCCGGCCGGACATCCCGCCGGGCCTTTTTCTTCGCAACGGATCGGATGTCAGCCCCCCATGGCGTTCAGCGATACCGACATCAGCCTGCTGTGCACCAGCACCCTGCTGCGCGGCCTGCCGCTCGACGGCGTGTTCGAGGCGGCGCTGCGCGCGCGCGAACACCAGCTGTCGCTGCCGGACGAAGCGGTGTTCCTGAAGGCCGGGGCGATCAGTCCGGGGCTCTATCTGGTCGCGCACGGAACCGTCGAACTGGTCGCGTCGACGCCTGAGGGCGGCGAAAAGATCATTGAGTTCGTCCGCGCCGGCGGCCTTCTCGCCGAGGAAACGCTGTTCAACGGCCGCCCCTGCCAGTACTCGGCGCGTACGATCACGCCGGCGGCGGTGCTGCACGTGCCGGAGGCGGTGATCGGCGACTGGCTGACGGCTTCGCGGCCGTTTGCGTTCCGCCTGATGGGCATCCTCGCCGAGCGCACCGACTACCTGCAGAAGGACCTGGTGACCTTCTGCACCAAGAGCGCCGCGGCGCGTCTCGTCTGCTACCTGGTCTGCCAGTTCGACAAGGCGCCGTGCACCCCCGACGGTTCGCTGTCGCTGAACATCACGCTGCCGCGCAACAAGCTCGCCTCGCGCCTCGGCGTCAGCGACTCGCACCTGTCGCGCGCCTTCAACGAACTGGAGAAGCAGGGCCTGATCGTCAAGCGCCGCGGCGGCATCTTCATTCCCGACGTGCCGGCGCTGTCCAAGTACGTCTGCCCCGCCGGCTGCGACTGGTAAGCCGGCCGCGTCCCGGTCATCCCGCCTGCGGGCGGCGCGTTACACTGAATATCCGCCATGCCCGGCACCTGCCGAGGAGGTCTGCGATGAACGTCCGCTTGCCGCTGCTGATCCTGGCGCTGTCCTTGTCCGCCCTCGCCCCGGCGCAGACCGTCTACGAGTCGAAAGGCGGGCAGGGCAAGGTCTATTCCGACCGGCCGACACCCGGCGCCAGGGCGGTCGAACTGCGGCCGCTGACCGTCGTCGAGCCGGTACCGGTGGCACCGGCGGCGGCCGCCGAGCCGGCACGCGATGGCGGCCGGCAGCGTCAGGCGGCGGCGGCCCCCACGTACCAGAGCCTGCGCGTGGTGTTTCCGGAGGAAGGCGGCAGCGTCGCCGCCAACAATGCGAGCTTCGAGGTCCGCCTGGCGGTCGATCCGCCGCTGCGCGTCGAGCAGGGGCATGCCTTCGCGCTGCGTCTGGACGGCCGGCCGGTGCCGGGGCGCTTCACCGCGACCGAGATCATGGTGCCGCCGGAGTTCTTCGGCAACATTCCGCCGAGCGGCGTGCAGCGCCACGTGCTCGAGGCGAGCATCGTCGATGCCGGCGGGCAGACCCTGCTCACGGCGCCACCGGTCGATTTCCAGACGCGCTTCGTCACCGTCCTGCAGCGGCCGCACGGGCTGCGGCCGCGACCGGCGCCGCCACCGGCTCCGGTGCAGCCGCCGGCGCCGGCACTCGAACCGGCGCATCCGGCCGGGCGCCGGCTCGACCGCTAGCGGCGGGCTAGGGTGCCGCGCTCCGCCTTGCCGGTACGGCCTTGCCCGCCGGCTTGATGGCGACGGCGACGGCGTCGGTGTATTCGAGCTCGACCTGGTCGCCGATGCGCACCGCCGCCAGCAGCTTGCGCTTGCTGACGACGACGTCGACCACTTCGCCCTTCGTGCTTTTCAGCGTCGCCTGTCCGGTCCGGTCGTCGATGGCGATGATGTCGGCGACGATCGTCCGCCGTACCCGGCCGTCGGCCATGCGCACCGGCGGCGGGGCGTTCTCGGCGTCGTGTCGGGCGACTGCCGGCTTCTTCAGCGACAGCGCGCGGGCGTGACCATACTGGGCGACCACGAT from Azospira restricta includes these protein-coding regions:
- a CDS encoding acetyl-CoA C-acyltransferase family protein is translated as MSKEVVVLSAVRSAIGAFGGSLSDIEPAELAGTVMKEAVVRSGVDPQQINYVTVGNCIPTDSRYAYVPRVASIQAGLPMDSVAMQVNRLCSSGLQGIVTTAQQIMLGDCEYGIGGGVEVMSRGGYMLPALRSGARMGDAKAIDMMVAVLTDPFGVGHMGITAENLATKWNISREEQDACAVESQRRAAAAIAEGRFKSQIVPIVKQTRKGEVVFDTDEHPKAGTTMESLAKMKPAFKKDGTVTAGNASGINDGASFFVLAAADAAARAGQKPIARLVSYAVAGVPNDVMGEGPIPASKLALKRAGLTLDQMDVIESNEAFAAQAIAVSKGLGLDPVKTNPNGGAIALGHPVGCSGAFIATKAIYELQRTGGKYALVTMCIGGGQGIATVFERI
- a CDS encoding CobD/CbiB family protein; protein product: MSLVSLILALLVEQARPLPYRRVVFEPLSRLADTLDGMFNAGERGQGVLAWVLGVGGLVLAAGGVFAALSALNPLLAVAWNVLVLYLTMGFRQFSHYYTDIQLALRMDDLPRARQLLAEWRGRPSDGLSSSDVARLSIEAALVGSHRHVFGVLLWFVLLPGPCGAVLYRAAAVFAEHWSRRSEDPAFGDFGGFAKQAFAVIDWLPLRATAAAFAVVGDFEDAVYCWRTQAAQWPDDGLGIVLASGAGALGVRLGMPVVEGGEVADRAELGTGDEADVDFMQSAVGLVWRAIVLWLLLLLLLGLASLVGG
- a CDS encoding DUF4124 domain-containing protein; protein product: MNVRLPLLILALSLSALAPAQTVYESKGGQGKVYSDRPTPGARAVELRPLTVVEPVPVAPAAAAEPARDGGRQRQAAAAPTYQSLRVVFPEEGGSVAANNASFEVRLAVDPPLRVEQGHAFALRLDGRPVPGRFTATEIMVPPEFFGNIPPSGVQRHVLEASIVDAGGQTLLTAPPVDFQTRFVTVLQRPHGLRPRPAPPPAPVQPPAPALEPAHPAGRRLDR
- a CDS encoding Crp/Fnr family transcriptional regulator gives rise to the protein MAFSDTDISLLCTSTLLRGLPLDGVFEAALRAREHQLSLPDEAVFLKAGAISPGLYLVAHGTVELVASTPEGGEKIIEFVRAGGLLAEETLFNGRPCQYSARTITPAAVLHVPEAVIGDWLTASRPFAFRLMGILAERTDYLQKDLVTFCTKSAAARLVCYLVCQFDKAPCTPDGSLSLNITLPRNKLASRLGVSDSHLSRAFNELEKQGLIVKRRGGIFIPDVPALSKYVCPAGCDW